In the genome of Triplophysa dalaica isolate WHDGS20190420 chromosome 17, ASM1584641v1, whole genome shotgun sequence, the window TTGTGTTGATGTATTTACTATTTCAAAAGAAATAGTGAAACATTTAAaggttttgtatttgtttcaagcaataatgttttgtttatgtcatAACAAAAAAGTAGGGTGTGCTGCTTGCAGATAAGATTGATCCTTTAAACTGTacactttaaatgtgtttttttaagataacTTGAAAAGGACAAATATGAaatcacaaacatttaaagttttttattgaAGGAATGATCATCTTTTTAATGTTCTTGGTTGCAGAGTTTGCTATAAAGAAGACTCTTACATTTGAGTCCATATCTGTGGAGTCCTTCACCTTTGGGAACGATCAATACGTTGTATATGCCCAGCCCTTCTCTGGAAAATGCAGCTTTATGGAGTGGGATCATGTCAACATGGAGTTCAGAGCTTACGACACTATagaaagtgagtaaataaatCACATACATCATAGACGTTCAGACTAAACACAGAGACCAATATCCTCATTTGTGGAGAGAACTTTAAGCGAGACATTCTGGGAACCATCATTTGACTCGGTTTCACTGATGATGATGTTGGCACAGAAATGATCAACTTtccctttttaaaacaaattatataaagAACAACATTCGCAGAGCTATTACTGCTGTGagaattgaaaaaaatgtttatttttcaaatccTAGGCACGTCCACTGTGGTTTGCAAGCCGATGGTTATCGAAAACCACCTTTTCATCATCGTTGCCCAACTTTTCGGGGGCTCTCACATTTACAAAAGAGACAGCTCTGCCAACAAATTCATCAAAATCCAGGATATCGACATTCTGAAAATCAGAAAACCCAACGACATCGAGACCTTCCGCCTGGAAGGCGAGTACTTCTTTGTGATAGCCGACAGCTCCAAGGCCGGTTCCACCACAGTCTACAAGTGGAACGGCAACGGGTTCTACTCGCACCAGTCTCTCCATCCCTGGTACCGAGACACGGATGTGGAGTACCTGGACATCGGCGGCAAAGCCCACCTCATCTTGTCCAGCAGCTCGCAGCGGCCTGTCATCTACCAGTGGAGCAAGACCCAGAAGCAGTTCGACCGACGGACGGACATCCCAGAGATGGAGGACGTCTACGCCGTCAAACACTTCAAGGCCAAGGGGGAGCTGTTTATCTGTCTGACGCGCTTCATCGGCGACTCCAAGGTGATGACGTGGGACGGTTCCATGTTCACGGAGATACAGACAATGCCCTCGCGGGGCTCCATGGTGTTTCAGCCCGTCTCCATCGGCAACTGGCAGTACGCCATCCTAGGCAGCGACTACTCGCTGACCCAGGTCTATCGGTGGGACGCTAAAAAGAGCCAGTTTGTGCATTTCCAGGAGCTCAACGTCCAGGCGCCGAGAGCTTTTTCACTGGTGTCCATTGACAACAGAGAATTCCTCCTGGCGTCCAGCTTTAAAGGGAAGACGCAGATTTACGAGCACTTGATGATCGACCTGAGCAGTTAGACGCTGCGACGAGGCTGTGAATTACACCATTGTGACCCTCGCGCGCTTTTGTGAACCTACATGCATGATCTAgtgctaataataataattccaCATGAATGCCACTCTAGAAACTCCCtttgtgtctttctctcttgTCATCATCCTTTTTCACTCTTTTTTTTTGTCcctttaaacaaaaactattgTGTTTTCTAGGCTTACATCACTAAAGAGGTAGGCCTATAATAAAGGAAACGGCAAAGGTCAAATCAGTTAACATAAtaacatctgccaaataaactgtttacattttttacagcgaaaaactatttttaactgtttgtttttttacgtAGAAAGGACGGCATTCTTCACAATGGATGTGACCCATTTGAAACTTCTTTTGACTAATTGAATTCTTAGATTAATGCTCTTTGAGGACGAATAACTGTGAGAAAGAACGTTAGTTGTTTGCtacgtgtttgtttgttaggTCTAATAAAACCTATTAGAAATATAAGCTTGTTTTGTCGtgatgcaaacaaacaaacattatttacaatGGAACAGAATGTTACTGTGGCGAATTaaagttcattttcatatttcaccccataatcaaaagaaaaaaatataacagaTTTGTTCAATGTCTTGACGGAAGTACATTTATCACCAATTCTCACGACCCtttctaagaaaataaatgcatatttaatcATAAATCCAgcgttttatttgattttgggGGTTAAATAGAATGATTTGGTGAGATTTATCTATCCTTTCAGACGTTTTGTTATGACTCGAATGGTGATCCTCTCTCACTCATGGATGGAAAGGAACATatcatatatttaatttattcatcattCGTAAAAGCTAACCGCGTTAGAATAAACGCAGCGAAACGTCATTGTCGTCCAGCAGCTCACAATAAACGCAGCGAAACTTCATTTGTCGTCCGCTTACAACGCCGCTCCTCTTCAAACGCGTGCTGCTCCCTCCAGCGGCAAAGAGACGCAATGACATCTATGTATACAAGGTTAATGATTTAACCTGTTGCTCGGGAGTATTTGAAGCGTGTGCAGAAGGTATGCCAGCAGGTCTTCTGTCCGAGCATGGGTGAATGTAGACAGCGCAATGACTCGCTGAGTAAAAATGACAGGGACGAGATCAGTGTGCTCTGTCATAAAGTTAACGGTGTTGACGCCGTGGAAGACATTGAGTTACATAGCGATCCAGAAGCGGCGAGGACCGGTGAGGTAACGGATGCTGACACCGGCGGGATCGGTGGCTGGTTCCACCGGTTCCGCGCGCTGCTGAGCTGCAGGAAGAGAAGCGATGATAATGATGACGATGACGGTGAACAGGACAAGGTTCAGAAAGGTAAAGCGATCTCAAAGCTTACACCACCACCACAGGATATAATTCTACACGTTTATCTAAGATCGACAGATTCTCTGACTCGACAAGTTTGTTTCTTTCGCGGGACTGTGACTAAACGGCCGAGTTTCACGATACATCTGTACCTTTCTTACAGAAGTTTCCATGGTAACCATCTTTTCCGCCAAAGTGCCGTGCCAGCCACAATGAAAACTTTCGGCCTTGtcataaaactgaaatatacaACCCGTTTGACTATATCATTAATTTCTTAGGATTCtacttttaataaatgtaataaatattttttagcgCGGTTACTGGTTACATGGTTACAAGGGTTTATGACGAGAACTGTTACAAAATATGAAGTTTTACATAACATATTACACAAACAGTGAAATAACCTTTCAgaatctctttctctttattttattgtttaaaaatgactgatAGCTAATAAAAAGTGAACAACTTTATTACAGTGATGGTATCAGTCGGTGAACGTAAGATACTGAATGATCAATTATCATTTTATAGCCAGTCGTACTTTTAAAGCTAAATTTGTTATCGTGGTTTAGCtataataatcatgtttttaaaaatgtttaattttcataGAGGCTGTAGCTCGACCTGTGGAGAACTGAACTAGTCAAACAAAAGTCACAGGTTTGATCCACAAGAAcacaaataatgataaaaacaacataaatatcGAATGCACTGTTGTTcactctgtaaaaaaatgtctgccaaacgtaaaaataaatgtaatttcatagtttattcaataaataacacAGAATTACTTTGAAACACAGTTTTTGTTTCTGGTTTATGGCATTGAGAGACTGAGAGGTTATTGTTTAAAGTGTCGCCTTATCTTTCACAGACAGAAACAACGACAAATGTTTCAATAAGGAAGAGCGGATAAGGTTCATTGTGAACATGCTTTGTGGGAAACGGTTGTGTGAATCACTTCAGGAAagagtgttttatttcttttcttgtcttgtttatGTAActcagactggttttgttggGCGTCCGTTATGTTCCAGGAATGATTGAGTCGAGCACAGAGGATGTTTCACACAGACTCGTGGCCTCATAGAGCATGTTCACATCTCAGCCACAGGTAGTGAAGTTGTGTACCTTTGGTCACATGATCATTGCCGTCACATGCGATATCATTTCAATGTGAAACAGTGTGTTGAAGCTCATGCTGTTCTCTTCCATATCATTCCACTCCAAGATCAACATTCGGCTCACTCCCCACAAAGCCAAATCACACGCTGCTTCAGATATCTCATGCAGTCACGTGCGAAACCTCTTACTGTTGAACCCGTGTCTTTACGGGAAACAAATGGTGTAAAGCTGTTATTGACGGCGTTTTCTTGTATTCCTCCACAGAGAAGGCGGCGTGTCCCGGCCTCGGCCTCCTGTACAGTTTGTTGGCAGCCGTCTTTTTCTCCGTTGCCGCTCTCCTCGTGAAGAAGATCGATGACATGCATGCTATCCAGATCAGCGCCATTCGATGCTTCTTCCAGATGCTCTTTGTCATGCCAGCTATGATTTATTACAAGTATGAATCTGTAACTGGATCCAGTTCAGTTTGGCTTCGTTCACACTGCACCCAAACCTCATTCGCTTTTAACATCTAATTTGAACGAGGAataattcaccctcatgtcacgTCAGACctttaagactttctttcttctctagaacacaagagaagatattttaaagaaggttaaaaaccaaacaacaaACCACTGAAACgtgtctcaaaatatcttcttttgcgttccacagaagaaacaaagtcacaCGCGGTTAGGATTATCCTATTTGTTTGCTTGTCTTAGTTTGAGTCATTAAAAGCAGATAACCGCCTTAAATGTCTCTTTTTCAGAATTGGCTTTATCGGTCCAAGAGACATGCGAATCTACCTGTTCCTCAGAGGCTTCCTCGGAGCCAACGCCATGATCTTGTTGTATTACGCAATTCTGCAGATGCCGCTAGCCGACGCCACGGTTATAATGTTCAGCAATCCCGTCTTCACGGCCTTGCTGGCCTGGATATTCCTCAAAGAAAGGTGCACGATATGGGACGTCGTGTTTACCGTGTTTACTCTCACCGGCGTCATACTGATAGCCAGACCTCCCTTCCTCTTCGGGGAAAGGGTGTCCGGGATCGAAGGAGAATACACCAATCACATCAAAGGCACGGTCGCTGCGCTCGCGGGGGCCGTCGGCGCCGCCTGCACCATGGTGATTCTGAGAAAAATGGGGAAAAGTGTTCATTACTATCTCTCCGTGTGGTACTACGCTGTCGTGGGACTCATCGAGTGCTTAGTCGTTTTGTTCATCTTGGACGACTGGACGATGCCGGAGTGCGGCTGGGACAGGTGGACCCTCATGGCCATCGGTTTGCTCGGCATTGCCGGCCAGACGTTCCTCACCAAAGCCCTCCAGATTGAGAAAGCGGGCCCGGTGGCGCTGATGAGGACGATGGATGTGGTGCTGGCCTTCATCCTCCAGTTCCTGTTCCTCAATCGCAAACCCACCTGGTGGAGTCTGGGCGGGGCCTTGTGCGTGACCGTTAGCACTAGTGGTGTGGCCGTGAGGAAGTGGTTCAGCACCAGACGACAGAGCTGATGGTCACAGATGTTTGTTACTGATACCTGCTGCGTTCTATCCCAAAGAAGCTCTTCAggctttcatcatttactgcatatatatatgtttttgtagTTACTTAAAGTACATATTCTTTCTTTAAATGAGGGCTGTTATTCAAAGCCTTACAAATCTATTTTTAAGTGATGAGTCTTTTAATACTATAAGATTTTTTAAGTACAGAGTATATTATAAAGAAAACTGCTGGCCAGGAGTTTGAAGAGTGTGTAACATAATTACTTTATACAAACATCTTTGCACTTGTGTACTGTAACtcatgtccttttagatatacGTACCTAtttatgggtagttgacagactAATATGCAAATTTGTACTATAGTGTGacgattttattttttaaaacaaaaggaagataaatctctcttatactattttatatgatacatataaataataaatgtcacaccataggacacatatGGTCACACGTATGATTTACTCATACAAATACCTTTAAAAGCAATATATACCTTGTAGAAAGGTTAAATAAATGGAATAAAGGAGGCGGTAACGGCAGACATTTAAGCAAAGTTTTaaccaaaataacaacaaactaCAAAGACATCCGGCAGACCCTCACAGTCGACTTCCGGCGAATAAAACAATctataacaaaaacacaagtaaaatgtcaaaagaacatacatacaaacgtaaaacatttTAGGGCCCTGTCCTCTCTCTtcaacggtccggtcgctcgttctcttatatgctcccgatctcctctgtgatacgagaccggtgcgcgcacagctggcgctcattaacactcactcaccggcctcgaatcacggtctcgccccgcctactccactacatacctGCTCAAATCAAAGTTACAAGTTGGAATATATTCATCTTGAGACATGATATGCATCAATCAGTTCATCTATGAACTTTGCCCTCGTATACCTTAGCCGGATTGACTCGctctaatttatttatttatttatgagacATGAATGTCCGACCATAGTGAGATTTATGACAAGGCCACATGACTGTTCTTGTGCAGTTTAGTAACTGACTGGTTATTGAACTGAATCTCATTGATTTTCCTTTGAATTTATTGAATTTGTTATATTTGCACTTGTTTGTGTAAACTTAACTCGGATCACTGCACATCGTGTCATTGTAGGCCTGTACTTCACTCAGGCAGAATGCTGTACTGATACTGTAGCAGTAATGAAAG includes:
- the lgi1b gene encoding leucine-rich glioma-inactivated protein 1b yields the protein MGYVHRRAYTLLLWFATLLLLVEGRRVKQPRCPFGCTCTKDNALCEGVSSVPHSFPPDVVSLSFVKTGFNEISGGSFLYTPSLQLLLFTGNTFGSIDEDAFQGLPHLEYLFIENNLIESISPNAFRGLKSLIHLSLAYNNLETLPKDVFKGMDALTKVDLRGNMFSCDCKLKWLVDWMFSTNATVDQLHCSGPAAYQGKKINDLTPQSFDCITAEFAIKKTLTFESISVESFTFGNDQYVVYAQPFSGKCSFMEWDHVNMEFRAYDTIESTSTVVCKPMVIENHLFIIVAQLFGGSHIYKRDSSANKFIKIQDIDILKIRKPNDIETFRLEGEYFFVIADSSKAGSTTVYKWNGNGFYSHQSLHPWYRDTDVEYLDIGGKAHLILSSSSQRPVIYQWSKTQKQFDRRTDIPEMEDVYAVKHFKAKGELFICLTRFIGDSKVMTWDGSMFTEIQTMPSRGSMVFQPVSIGNWQYAILGSDYSLTQVYRWDAKKSQFVHFQELNVQAPRAFSLVSIDNREFLLASSFKGKTQIYEHLMIDLSS
- the slc35g1 gene encoding solute carrier family 35 member G1, giving the protein MGECRQRNDSLSKNDRDEISVLCHKVNGVDAVEDIELHSDPEAARTGEVTDADTGGIGGWFHRFRALLSCRKRSDDNDDDDGEQDKVQKEKAACPGLGLLYSLLAAVFFSVAALLVKKIDDMHAIQISAIRCFFQMLFVMPAMIYYKIGFIGPRDMRIYLFLRGFLGANAMILLYYAILQMPLADATVIMFSNPVFTALLAWIFLKERCTIWDVVFTVFTLTGVILIARPPFLFGERVSGIEGEYTNHIKGTVAALAGAVGAACTMVILRKMGKSVHYYLSVWYYAVVGLIECLVVLFILDDWTMPECGWDRWTLMAIGLLGIAGQTFLTKALQIEKAGPVALMRTMDVVLAFILQFLFLNRKPTWWSLGGALCVTVSTSGVAVRKWFSTRRQS